One window from the genome of Castellaniella sp. MT123 encodes:
- a CDS encoding ABC transporter substrate-binding protein, translating into MLISRRELLKTAGAAGLLGTLPAVVRAQEAPLEKSSLTIAVGGQSLIYYLPLSIAHLKGYFKDEGLKTTIADFAGGSKALQAVVGGSADVVSGAFEHTINLQAKGQFYRCFVLQGRAPMIVLGVSKKTLPDYKTPADLKGKKIGVTAPGSSTNMMVSFFLAQHGVKPTDVSYIGVGAGAGAITAMKSGQIDAIANLDPVISTLVKDDAVRIIADTRTLKDSRQIFGGDMPAGCMYTSQAFIDANPNTTQALANAIVRADKWIQQATPDDIAKLVPQSYLLGDPELYKLALKGNREALSPDGMVPEDGPRTALNALAEYVPHFDRTKIDVSRIWTNQFAIKANQKYPHV; encoded by the coding sequence ATGCTGATTTCACGTCGCGAATTGCTCAAGACCGCCGGCGCAGCGGGCCTGCTGGGCACCTTGCCCGCCGTGGTGCGCGCCCAGGAGGCGCCCTTGGAAAAGTCCTCGCTGACCATCGCCGTCGGCGGGCAATCCCTGATCTATTACCTGCCGCTGTCGATCGCGCACCTGAAGGGCTACTTCAAGGACGAAGGCCTTAAAACGACCATCGCCGACTTTGCCGGCGGGTCCAAGGCGTTGCAGGCTGTCGTGGGCGGCAGCGCCGACGTCGTGTCCGGCGCCTTCGAGCACACCATCAATCTGCAGGCGAAAGGCCAGTTCTATCGTTGCTTCGTCCTGCAGGGCAGGGCGCCCATGATCGTCCTGGGGGTCTCGAAGAAAACACTGCCGGATTACAAGACGCCGGCGGACCTGAAGGGCAAGAAAATCGGCGTCACGGCGCCGGGGTCGTCCACCAACATGATGGTCAGCTTCTTCCTGGCGCAACATGGAGTCAAACCGACCGACGTATCCTACATCGGTGTCGGCGCCGGTGCCGGTGCCATCACGGCCATGAAGTCGGGCCAGATCGATGCCATCGCCAATCTGGATCCGGTCATCAGCACCCTGGTCAAGGACGATGCCGTCCGCATCATTGCCGACACCCGTACCCTGAAGGATTCCCGGCAGATCTTCGGCGGCGACATGCCGGCCGGCTGTATGTACACGTCCCAGGCCTTCATCGATGCCAACCCGAACACCACCCAGGCTCTGGCCAATGCGATCGTGCGGGCCGACAAATGGATCCAGCAGGCAACCCCGGACGACATCGCCAAGCTGGTGCCGCAGTCCTATCTGCTGGGCGACCCGGAACTGTACAAGCTGGCCTTGAAGGGCAACCGCGAGGCCCTGTCGCCCGACGGCATGGTGCCGGAAGACGGCCCGCGGACGGCCCTCAATGCCCTGGCCGAATACGTACCGCATTTCGACCGCACCAAGATCGACGTCAGCCGCATCTGGACCAACCAGTTTGCCATCAAGGCCAACCAGAAGTATCCGCATGTCTGA
- the dnaX gene encoding DNA polymerase III subunit gamma/tau, with product MSYLVLARKWRPRSFDTLIGQDHVVRALTHALSSGRLHHAWLFTGTRGVGKTTLSRILAKSLNCAQGVTATPCGHCQACTEIDAGRYVDYIELDAASNRGVDEMTQLLEQAVYAPSSGRYKVYMIDEVHMLTGHAFNAMLKTLEEPPEHVKFILATTDPQKIPVTVLSRCLQFNLKQMTVPAIVDHLKYVLDQESIPADTQGLRLIAQAAAGSMRDALSLTDQAISFSAGNLTAAAVGEMLGTLDQHHLVSLLQALAAADAPGVLAVADDLAARGLSFQAALADLAVLLSRVAIAQRLGHAQADDPWAGEVQALAGTLTPDDVQLFYAVAVHSRQELALAPDEYAGFVMACLRMLALLPPDRVPPVRLDAPPAAQAAPASRPDAVTAGAAPQPVPAAASKAAVISETLSTTVPAPAPAAVPVAVTPAASAVAVSIDSSSSRAGDGIPAWEDAAPSAPAASAPAPMASAQDPVVADAAVVPDVPTGPIVAGPAVPPDDTVAATEDWTADIPDLPDDFEPAASADAVTMDDEVLSGAVTGLRDSSAAGARETPDPADLTPAGWPALAASLPITGTAQELALNSEWLAGNEHQIRLRVAIHTLTEGVAHDRLRTVLSEHFGRVLRLEVEYGTTGDDTAYAVDQAERGRRQQAAEDAVAQDDVVQALVGTFAARVVPGSVRPAAV from the coding sequence ATGAGCTATCTCGTTCTGGCGCGCAAATGGCGCCCCCGTTCATTCGACACCCTGATCGGCCAGGACCACGTGGTCCGGGCATTGACGCATGCGCTGTCTTCAGGGCGCTTGCACCACGCCTGGCTGTTCACCGGGACGCGTGGGGTCGGCAAGACCACCCTGTCGCGCATCCTCGCCAAATCGCTGAACTGCGCCCAGGGTGTCACGGCCACACCCTGCGGGCATTGCCAGGCCTGCACCGAAATCGATGCAGGCCGCTACGTCGATTACATCGAACTGGACGCCGCCTCCAATCGCGGTGTGGACGAGATGACTCAGCTGCTGGAACAGGCGGTGTATGCGCCGTCATCCGGCCGCTACAAGGTCTACATGATCGACGAAGTCCACATGCTCACCGGGCATGCCTTCAACGCCATGCTGAAGACCCTGGAAGAGCCACCCGAACACGTCAAGTTCATCCTGGCGACCACCGATCCCCAGAAGATCCCCGTCACAGTCCTGTCGCGCTGCCTGCAGTTCAATCTCAAGCAGATGACGGTGCCCGCCATCGTCGATCATCTGAAGTACGTGCTCGATCAGGAATCCATTCCGGCCGATACCCAGGGCCTGCGTCTGATCGCTCAGGCGGCCGCGGGGTCCATGCGCGACGCGTTGTCCCTCACCGACCAGGCCATTTCCTTTTCGGCGGGCAACCTGACGGCCGCCGCCGTGGGCGAAATGCTGGGCACACTGGATCAGCATCATCTGGTGTCTCTGCTGCAGGCCCTGGCCGCCGCGGATGCGCCCGGTGTTCTGGCCGTGGCCGATGATCTCGCCGCGCGAGGCCTGTCCTTCCAGGCGGCGCTGGCGGATCTGGCGGTCCTGCTGTCGCGGGTGGCGATCGCGCAACGCCTGGGGCATGCGCAGGCCGACGATCCCTGGGCCGGTGAAGTGCAGGCATTGGCTGGCACACTGACCCCCGACGACGTGCAACTGTTCTATGCCGTTGCCGTCCACAGTCGGCAGGAACTGGCCCTGGCACCGGACGAATACGCCGGTTTCGTGATGGCGTGCCTGCGCATGCTGGCGCTGCTGCCGCCCGACCGGGTGCCGCCGGTGCGGCTGGATGCCCCGCCGGCCGCTCAGGCGGCACCCGCTTCCCGACCGGACGCCGTGACCGCCGGGGCGGCCCCGCAGCCTGTACCCGCGGCTGCGTCCAAAGCCGCAGTGATTTCCGAGACCCTGTCCACGACGGTTCCGGCGCCCGCACCTGCGGCGGTGCCCGTGGCTGTCACCCCGGCCGCATCCGCTGTCGCCGTCTCTATCGATTCGTCATCCAGTAGGGCGGGGGACGGCATTCCCGCCTGGGAAGACGCGGCGCCGTCAGCGCCTGCGGCGTCGGCGCCAGCGCCGATGGCGTCTGCTCAGGACCCTGTGGTTGCTGACGCGGCGGTTGTGCCCGACGTTCCCACCGGACCTATCGTGGCCGGTCCTGCTGTGCCGCCGGACGATACCGTGGCCGCCACCGAAGACTGGACGGCCGACATTCCCGATCTGCCGGACGACTTCGAGCCGGCGGCTTCCGCCGATGCGGTCACGATGGATGACGAGGTTTTGTCGGGCGCCGTGACGGGCCTGCGGGATTCGTCGGCGGCTGGGGCGCGAGAAACCCCGGACCCCGCCGATCTGACGCCCGCCGGGTGGCCGGCTCTGGCGGCGTCCCTGCCGATCACCGGGACTGCTCAGGAACTCGCGCTCAACAGCGAATGGCTCGCGGGCAACGAACACCAGATCCGCCTGCGCGTGGCCATCCACACGCTGACCGAAGGGGTTGCCCACGATCGTCTGCGCACCGTGCTGTCGGAACATTTTGGCCGGGTGCTGCGTCTGGAAGTCGAATACGGCACGACGGGTGATGACACGGCGTATGCCGTCGATCAGGCCGAGCGCGGCCGTCGCCAGCAGGCCGCGGAAGACGCGGTGGCTCAGGATGATGTCGTCCAGGCCCTGGTGGGTACGTTCGCGGCGCGGGTCGTGCCCGGCTCGGTCAGGCCGGCTGCGGTATAG
- a CDS encoding YbaB/EbfC family nucleoid-associated protein, translating to MMKGQIAGLMRQAQQMQENMKKAQDALADIVVEGAAGGGLVKVSMSCKYDVKRVTIDPSLFDDDRDMIEDLVAAAFNDAQRKAEATAQEKMSAVTAGMSLPAGMKLPF from the coding sequence ATGATGAAAGGTCAGATTGCCGGCTTGATGCGTCAGGCCCAGCAGATGCAGGAAAACATGAAGAAGGCCCAGGACGCACTGGCCGACATCGTCGTCGAAGGCGCTGCGGGCGGCGGACTGGTGAAGGTCTCCATGAGCTGCAAGTACGACGTCAAGCGCGTGACCATCGACCCGTCGCTGTTCGATGACGATCGCGACATGATCGAGGACCTGGTCGCGGCCGCCTTCAATGATGCGCAACGCAAGGCCGAAGCCACCGCGCAGGAAAAGATGTCCGCGGTCACGGCGGGCATGTCCCTGCCGGCCGGGATGAAGCTGCCGTTCTGA
- the recR gene encoding recombination mediator RecR: protein MATGLPEPEPLRALIDALRGLPGVGVRTARRMAYHLLQHDPDGALRLGDALRDAVGGLCHCECCNSFSQTAVCETCLNPERDPSLLCVVETPADQNMIESSHGYRGLYYVLMGHIAPLEGVGPDQVRFASMLERATDGRVREVILATNFTAEGETTAYYLADMLRSRGLTVTRLARGVPSGSELEYVDAGTIAWALAERRSG, encoded by the coding sequence ATGGCCACAGGGCTGCCCGAACCAGAGCCCCTGCGGGCGCTGATCGACGCCTTGCGCGGCCTGCCCGGCGTGGGCGTGCGCACCGCGCGGCGCATGGCCTACCATCTGCTGCAGCATGACCCGGATGGCGCCTTGCGTCTGGGTGATGCCTTGCGCGATGCCGTGGGCGGCCTGTGCCATTGCGAGTGCTGCAATTCCTTTTCGCAGACCGCCGTTTGTGAAACCTGCCTGAATCCCGAACGGGACCCGTCGCTGCTGTGCGTCGTGGAGACCCCGGCCGATCAGAACATGATCGAGTCCAGCCACGGCTATCGCGGCCTGTATTACGTCCTGATGGGGCATATCGCGCCCCTGGAAGGCGTCGGGCCGGACCAGGTCCGCTTCGCCAGCATGCTGGAGCGCGCGACGGACGGCCGGGTGCGTGAAGTCATCCTGGCCACCAATTTCACCGCCGAAGGCGAAACCACTGCCTACTATCTGGCCGACATGCTGCGCAGCCGCGGGCTGACCGTCACCCGCCTGGCCCGGGGGGTGCCCAGTGGCAGCGAACTGGAATACGTCGATGCCGGCACCATTGCCTGGGCTCTCGCCGAACGTCGGTCCGGTTGA